One genomic region from Vanacampus margaritifer isolate UIUO_Vmar chromosome 2, RoL_Vmar_1.0, whole genome shotgun sequence encodes:
- the LOC144043077 gene encoding apolipophorins-like, which produces MDEVNCTETVSIATWSKTAGQVKTQTESTLRLLRAQPGTVSGADSLGFGTQTDLQFEDEGVARPGNIFTPHQVSQTIRMLCSVTSRPQELAFQLRELTLPQLKTLWQEASFKCRNDWQPLLDALPACGSENCVMLLTELMKEKELEDEQAHSFLTTIALIPNPSPQIIHSINTLVDVQEVRDKALLAGSSLIHQLCQRSPTPCIDLPQVQALIQTLEVSLKECCELQGPAKIKEFIYAMKSVGNMGLAASTFIPLLNHCGLKHSAPLELRLAAIKAFRRFDCSTNRTLLLQLYRSSLEDSEVRIAAYQELMRCPDQDVFEAVKVILRNENSSQVGSFVWSHLTNILRSEDPMKQTLIDSLPDDIISRDFEADFLKYSSYSDYTATNGMGITNVETTVIFSPKSFLPSSVSANLTVYFHGRASNLLEVDLHIENAEPLLKSILGQLSPSTNGEPTSSDEKHSVSKEARRTRGKINEDHLGGKDACLSSTDSYLKQARALVRSQQRVADNDDAAVLS; this is translated from the exons ATGGACGAGGTCAACTGTACCGAAACTGTATCCATAGCAACGTGGTCCAAGACTGCAGGGCAGGTGAAGACGCAAACTGAGTCGACTTTGCGGTTGCTGAGGGCCCAGCCTGGAACCGTTTCAGGAGCAG ATTCTTTAGGTTTTGGGACACAAACTGACCTGCAGTTTGAGGACGAAGGAGTCGCAAGACCTGGAAACATTTTCACTCCTCACCAAGTCAGCCAAACGATCAGGATGCTGTGTAGCGTCACATCACGGCCACAAGAG CTGGCCTTTCAGCTTAGAGAGCTGACTCTACCGCAACTCAAGACACTTTGGCAGGAAGCGTCTTTCAAGTGCCGCAATGACTG GCAGCCCTTGTTGGATGCATTACCTGCTTGTGGCTCCGAAAACTGCGTCATGCTACTGACCGAGCTAATGAAGGAGAAAGAACTGGAGGACGAACAGGCTCATTCTTTCCTCACCACCATCGCCCTCATCCCTAACCCGTCACCACAGATCATACATTCCATCAAT ACTTTAGTTGATGTCCAAGAGGTGCGGGACAAGGCTTTGCTGGCTGGATCCTCCCTGATCCATCAACTATGTCAGCGGTCCCCTACTCCCTGCATTGACCTGCCACAGGTACAGGCCTTGATACAGACACTAGAAGTATCCTTAAAGGAATGCTGTGAGCTACAAGGTCCCGCCAAAATAAAAGAG TTTATTTATGCAATGAAATCTGTGGGCAACATGGGCCTTGCTGCTTCAACCTTCATCCCTCTGTTAAATCACTGCGGACTCAAGCACTCGGCACCTTTGGAGCTGAGACTGGCCGCCATAAAAGCCTTCAGGCGTTTTGATTGCTCAACTAAT AGGACTTTGCTGTTGCAGCTGTACCGCTCCTCCCTGGAGGATTCGGAGGTCAGAATTGCAGCATACCAGGAGCTCATGCGCTGCCCGGATCAGGATGTGTTTGAAGCGGTGAAGGTGATCTTGAGAAATGAAAACTCCAGCCAAG TGGGCTCATTTGTGTGGAGCCACTTAACTAATATCCTGAGAAGCGAAGACCCCATGAAGCAGACCCTCATAGATTCTCTGCCCGATGACATAATCAGCAGAGATTTTGAAGcagattttttgaaatactCTTCCTATTCAGACTACACAGCCACAAATG GCATGGGAATCACTAATGTGGAAACAACAGTCATTTTCTCCCCCAAATCCTTTCTTCCGAGTTCTGTCTCCGCTAACCTGACAGTATATTTCCATGGTCGAGCCAGTAACCTTCTAGAA GTGGATCTTCACATAGAGAATGCTGAACCCCTTTTGAAGAGCATTTTGGGTCAGTTGAGTCCATCCACCAATGGAGAACCCACTTCTTCAGATGAAAAGCATTCAGTGTCCAAAGAGGCAAGGAGGacaagaggaaaaataaatgaagaccaTCTAGGCGGGAAAGACGCGTGTTTATCCAGCACCGACAGTTATCTGAAGCAGGCCAGGGCATTGGTGAGGTCACAGCAAAGGGTGGCAGACAATGACGATGCTGCTGTCTTATCTTAG
- the LOC144042674 gene encoding E3 SUMO-protein ligase ZBED1-like isoform X2 gives MDINNMEGEGSIALFDIKREPKEEVEDLEELVPKRGSRSSMVWLWFGFKTSDIEQKTVICKTCHRKIATSDSNTSNLFYHLKTRHEELYIESVRMRQSINGPSQPQSNGAKKSELRGRKESFTKFVVYDEQSRRHREITDAISVFIISEDTASAHTVEKKGFRALIKTLDPKYNMPDRKHFSDVQLPRMYEECRAKVSEELKNVEYYALTTDLWTCAVTQPYMSLTVHFINNDWLLISRCIQTIYLPEDFTEVMMATILREVLESWELREDMLICVTTDSATNCNSVLQLNEWNRLQCFGHCLQLAIENGLKTPYAQTQADVKRAVEVCKQVASTISNSFKRRRNLAKAQVDLDLPVHQLKSENPTRWGSRQQMISRFIEQEKAVKQVLLEDSKVRHLIPTKEEMRTLESMNKALSPLMEFTDAFPGEETIKEGILTYLTDEYADDATEKLLDMATLLDPRFKTAYIKQERIDLMKTRAAAEIELLVAGGETAAPAFAIPAPSADECELPTAKKAKKSLSSYFKKASAPNCQGTSKPSRTSIELDLIMYLQTADLDPEEDPRIWWRQHEVNFPLVAKLAKKYLCIPATSFPSEQIFGASESMMSWKRSCLKPGRVDQLVFVSVNL, from the exons ATGGATATAAACAACATGGAAGGTGAGGGGAGCATAGCACTGTTCGATATCAAAAGAGAACCAAAAGAGGAGGTGGAGGACTTGGAAGAGTTGGTGCCGAAAAGAGGGAGCCGAAGTTCCATGGTTTGGCTATGGTTTGGATTTAAAACATCAGACATCGAGCAGAAAACGGTCATCTGCAAAACATGTCACCGTAAAATCGCTACCAGTGACTCGAACACCTCGAATCTCTTCTACCACTTAAAGACGCGACATGAGGAATTGTACATCGAAAGTGTGAGGATGCGACAAAGCATAAACGGCCCGTCACAACCACAAAGTAACGGAGCGAAAAAATCAGAACTAAGGGGCCGAAAAGAATCGTTTACTAAATTTGTCGTGTACGACGAGCAGTCTCGCAGACACCGCGAAATTACAGATGCCATCTCTGTATTCATAATATCTGAAGACACAGCCTCGGCACATACTGTTGAAAAGAAGGGCTTCCGGGCACTGATCAAAACGCTTGACCCCAAATACAACATGCCAGACCGAAAACACTTCAGTGACGTCCAGCTGCCACGCATGTATGAAGAATGCCGTGCAAAGGTGAGTGAAGAACTCAAAAATGTGGAATATTACGCACTGACAACTGATCTGTGGACGTGCGCAGTCACACAGCCGTATATGAGCCTAACAGTTCATTTTATCAACAATGACTGGCTCCTCATTAGCcgatgcatacaaacaatatacttACCCGAAGACTTTACGGAGGTGATGATGGCCACCATCCTCAGAGAGGTACTTGAATCCTGGGAGCTGCGTGAAGACATGCTCATCTGCGTGACCACGGATAGTGCAACTAATTGCAACAGTGTACTGCAGTTGAACGAGTGGAACAGGCTCCAGTGCTTTGGGCACTGTTTACAACTGGCAATAG AGAACGGCCTGAAAACACCATATGCTCAAACACAAGCGGATGTGAAACGTGCCGTTGAGGTATGCAAGCAGGTGGCGAGCACCATCTCCAATTCATTCAAGAGAAGACGTAACCTGGCCAAGGCCCAAGTGGACCTGGACCTGCCCGTTCACCAGCTCAAGAGTGAGAACCCCACAAGATGGGGCTCGAGACAACAGATGATCAGCAGGTTCATCGAGCAAGAGAAAGCTGTTAAACAG GTCCTCCTTGAAGATAGTAAAGTGAGGCATCTGATCCCAACCAAGGAAGAAATGAGAACTCTGGAGTCCATGAACAAAGCATTGAGCCCTCTCATGGAATTCACAGATGCCTTTCCTGGAGAGGA AACCATTAAAGAGGGTATCCTGACCTACCTCACTGATGAATATGCCGACGACGCCACTGAAAAGCTTCTTGACATGGCTACGCTCCTGGATCCGCGATTTAAAACGGCCTACATTAAGCAAGAGCGAATTGACCTCATGAAGACAAGAGCTGCTGCAGAAATTGAGCTACTGGTGGCCGGAGGTGAAACGGCAGCACCAGCGTTCGCCATTCCCGCACCATCTGCAGATGAGTGTGAGCTCCCGACAGCCAAGAAAGCCAAGAAAAGTTTGTCCAGTTACTTCAAGAAAGCATCAGCACCCAATTGCCAAGGCACATCAAAGCCAAGCAGAACATCCATTGAACTGGACCTCATCATGTACCTGCAGACAGCTGACCTGGATCCTGAGGAAGATCCTCGCATATGGTGGAGGCAGCACGAGGTTAACTTTCCATTGGTGGCAAAGCTTGCCAAAAAATACCTGTGCATCCCCGCAACTAGTTTTCCATCTGAGCAGATATTTGGTGCTAGTGAGAGCATGATGTCCTGGAAGAGATCGTGTCTCAAGCCTGGAAGAGTTGACCAGCTTGTCTTTGTATCTGTTAacctgtaa
- the LOC144042674 gene encoding E3 SUMO-protein ligase ZBED1-like isoform X1, giving the protein MDINNMEGEGSIALFDIKREPKEEVEDLEELVPKRGSRSSMVWLWFGFKTSDIEQKTVICKTCHRKIATSDSNTSNLFYHLKTRHEELYIESVRMRQSINGPSQPQSNGAKKSELRGRKESFTKFVVYDEQSRRHREITDAISVFIISEDTASAHTVEKKGFRALIKTLDPKYNMPDRKHFSDVQLPRMYEECRAKVSEELKNVEYYALTTDLWTCAVTQPYMSLTVHFINNDWLLISRCIQTIYLPEDFTEVMMATILREVLESWELREDMLICVTTDSATNCNSVLQLNEWNRLQCFGHCLQLAIENGLKTPYAQTQADVKRAVEVCKQVASTISNSFKRRRNLAKAQVDLDLPVHQLKSENPTRWGSRQQMISRFIEQEKAVKQVLLEDSKVRHLIPTKEEMRTLESMNKALSPLMEFTDAFPGEEYVSVSYVKPVLHLLKQHILKSQDDDSLLSRTIKEGILTYLTDEYADDATEKLLDMATLLDPRFKTAYIKQERIDLMKTRAAAEIELLVAGGETAAPAFAIPAPSADECELPTAKKAKKSLSSYFKKASAPNCQGTSKPSRTSIELDLIMYLQTADLDPEEDPRIWWRQHEVNFPLVAKLAKKYLCIPATSFPSEQIFGASESMMSWKRSCLKPGRVDQLVFVSVNL; this is encoded by the exons ATGGATATAAACAACATGGAAGGTGAGGGGAGCATAGCACTGTTCGATATCAAAAGAGAACCAAAAGAGGAGGTGGAGGACTTGGAAGAGTTGGTGCCGAAAAGAGGGAGCCGAAGTTCCATGGTTTGGCTATGGTTTGGATTTAAAACATCAGACATCGAGCAGAAAACGGTCATCTGCAAAACATGTCACCGTAAAATCGCTACCAGTGACTCGAACACCTCGAATCTCTTCTACCACTTAAAGACGCGACATGAGGAATTGTACATCGAAAGTGTGAGGATGCGACAAAGCATAAACGGCCCGTCACAACCACAAAGTAACGGAGCGAAAAAATCAGAACTAAGGGGCCGAAAAGAATCGTTTACTAAATTTGTCGTGTACGACGAGCAGTCTCGCAGACACCGCGAAATTACAGATGCCATCTCTGTATTCATAATATCTGAAGACACAGCCTCGGCACATACTGTTGAAAAGAAGGGCTTCCGGGCACTGATCAAAACGCTTGACCCCAAATACAACATGCCAGACCGAAAACACTTCAGTGACGTCCAGCTGCCACGCATGTATGAAGAATGCCGTGCAAAGGTGAGTGAAGAACTCAAAAATGTGGAATATTACGCACTGACAACTGATCTGTGGACGTGCGCAGTCACACAGCCGTATATGAGCCTAACAGTTCATTTTATCAACAATGACTGGCTCCTCATTAGCcgatgcatacaaacaatatacttACCCGAAGACTTTACGGAGGTGATGATGGCCACCATCCTCAGAGAGGTACTTGAATCCTGGGAGCTGCGTGAAGACATGCTCATCTGCGTGACCACGGATAGTGCAACTAATTGCAACAGTGTACTGCAGTTGAACGAGTGGAACAGGCTCCAGTGCTTTGGGCACTGTTTACAACTGGCAATAG AGAACGGCCTGAAAACACCATATGCTCAAACACAAGCGGATGTGAAACGTGCCGTTGAGGTATGCAAGCAGGTGGCGAGCACCATCTCCAATTCATTCAAGAGAAGACGTAACCTGGCCAAGGCCCAAGTGGACCTGGACCTGCCCGTTCACCAGCTCAAGAGTGAGAACCCCACAAGATGGGGCTCGAGACAACAGATGATCAGCAGGTTCATCGAGCAAGAGAAAGCTGTTAAACAG GTCCTCCTTGAAGATAGTAAAGTGAGGCATCTGATCCCAACCAAGGAAGAAATGAGAACTCTGGAGTCCATGAACAAAGCATTGAGCCCTCTCATGGAATTCACAGATGCCTTTCCTGGAGAGGAGTATGTTAGTGTGTCGTACGTTAAACCTGTACTACACCTTTTGAAGCAGCATATTCTCAAGTCTCAAGATGATGACTCCCTGCTCTCTAGAACCATTAAAGAGGGTATCCTGACCTACCTCACTGATGAATATGCCGACGACGCCACTGAAAAGCTTCTTGACATGGCTACGCTCCTGGATCCGCGATTTAAAACGGCCTACATTAAGCAAGAGCGAATTGACCTCATGAAGACAAGAGCTGCTGCAGAAATTGAGCTACTGGTGGCCGGAGGTGAAACGGCAGCACCAGCGTTCGCCATTCCCGCACCATCTGCAGATGAGTGTGAGCTCCCGACAGCCAAGAAAGCCAAGAAAAGTTTGTCCAGTTACTTCAAGAAAGCATCAGCACCCAATTGCCAAGGCACATCAAAGCCAAGCAGAACATCCATTGAACTGGACCTCATCATGTACCTGCAGACAGCTGACCTGGATCCTGAGGAAGATCCTCGCATATGGTGGAGGCAGCACGAGGTTAACTTTCCATTGGTGGCAAAGCTTGCCAAAAAATACCTGTGCATCCCCGCAACTAGTTTTCCATCTGAGCAGATATTTGGTGCTAGTGAGAGCATGATGTCCTGGAAGAGATCGTGTCTCAAGCCTGGAAGAGTTGACCAGCTTGTCTTTGTATCTGTTAacctgtaa
- the LOC144042674 gene encoding E3 SUMO-protein ligase ZBED1-like isoform X3 — translation MKNAVQSRCIQTIYLPEDFTEVMMATILREVLESWELREDMLICVTTDSATNCNSVLQLNEWNRLQCFGHCLQLAIENGLKTPYAQTQADVKRAVEVCKQVASTISNSFKRRRNLAKAQVDLDLPVHQLKSENPTRWGSRQQMISRFIEQEKAVKQVLLEDSKVRHLIPTKEEMRTLESMNKALSPLMEFTDAFPGEEYVSVSYVKPVLHLLKQHILKSQDDDSLLSRTIKEGILTYLTDEYADDATEKLLDMATLLDPRFKTAYIKQERIDLMKTRAAAEIELLVAGGETAAPAFAIPAPSADECELPTAKKAKKSLSSYFKKASAPNCQGTSKPSRTSIELDLIMYLQTADLDPEEDPRIWWRQHEVNFPLVAKLAKKYLCIPATSFPSEQIFGASESMMSWKRSCLKPGRVDQLVFVSVNL, via the exons ATGAAGAATGCCGTGCAAAG CcgatgcatacaaacaatatacttACCCGAAGACTTTACGGAGGTGATGATGGCCACCATCCTCAGAGAGGTACTTGAATCCTGGGAGCTGCGTGAAGACATGCTCATCTGCGTGACCACGGATAGTGCAACTAATTGCAACAGTGTACTGCAGTTGAACGAGTGGAACAGGCTCCAGTGCTTTGGGCACTGTTTACAACTGGCAATAG AGAACGGCCTGAAAACACCATATGCTCAAACACAAGCGGATGTGAAACGTGCCGTTGAGGTATGCAAGCAGGTGGCGAGCACCATCTCCAATTCATTCAAGAGAAGACGTAACCTGGCCAAGGCCCAAGTGGACCTGGACCTGCCCGTTCACCAGCTCAAGAGTGAGAACCCCACAAGATGGGGCTCGAGACAACAGATGATCAGCAGGTTCATCGAGCAAGAGAAAGCTGTTAAACAG GTCCTCCTTGAAGATAGTAAAGTGAGGCATCTGATCCCAACCAAGGAAGAAATGAGAACTCTGGAGTCCATGAACAAAGCATTGAGCCCTCTCATGGAATTCACAGATGCCTTTCCTGGAGAGGAGTATGTTAGTGTGTCGTACGTTAAACCTGTACTACACCTTTTGAAGCAGCATATTCTCAAGTCTCAAGATGATGACTCCCTGCTCTCTAGAACCATTAAAGAGGGTATCCTGACCTACCTCACTGATGAATATGCCGACGACGCCACTGAAAAGCTTCTTGACATGGCTACGCTCCTGGATCCGCGATTTAAAACGGCCTACATTAAGCAAGAGCGAATTGACCTCATGAAGACAAGAGCTGCTGCAGAAATTGAGCTACTGGTGGCCGGAGGTGAAACGGCAGCACCAGCGTTCGCCATTCCCGCACCATCTGCAGATGAGTGTGAGCTCCCGACAGCCAAGAAAGCCAAGAAAAGTTTGTCCAGTTACTTCAAGAAAGCATCAGCACCCAATTGCCAAGGCACATCAAAGCCAAGCAGAACATCCATTGAACTGGACCTCATCATGTACCTGCAGACAGCTGACCTGGATCCTGAGGAAGATCCTCGCATATGGTGGAGGCAGCACGAGGTTAACTTTCCATTGGTGGCAAAGCTTGCCAAAAAATACCTGTGCATCCCCGCAACTAGTTTTCCATCTGAGCAGATATTTGGTGCTAGTGAGAGCATGATGTCCTGGAAGAGATCGTGTCTCAAGCCTGGAAGAGTTGACCAGCTTGTCTTTGTATCTGTTAacctgtaa
- the LOC144042674 gene encoding E3 SUMO-protein ligase ZBED1-like isoform X4: MKNAVQREVLESWELREDMLICVTTDSATNCNSVLQLNEWNRLQCFGHCLQLAIENGLKTPYAQTQADVKRAVEVCKQVASTISNSFKRRRNLAKAQVDLDLPVHQLKSENPTRWGSRQQMISRFIEQEKAVKQVLLEDSKVRHLIPTKEEMRTLESMNKALSPLMEFTDAFPGEEYVSVSYVKPVLHLLKQHILKSQDDDSLLSRTIKEGILTYLTDEYADDATEKLLDMATLLDPRFKTAYIKQERIDLMKTRAAAEIELLVAGGETAAPAFAIPAPSADECELPTAKKAKKSLSSYFKKASAPNCQGTSKPSRTSIELDLIMYLQTADLDPEEDPRIWWRQHEVNFPLVAKLAKKYLCIPATSFPSEQIFGASESMMSWKRSCLKPGRVDQLVFVSVNL, encoded by the exons ATGAAGAATGCCGTGCAAAG AGAGGTACTTGAATCCTGGGAGCTGCGTGAAGACATGCTCATCTGCGTGACCACGGATAGTGCAACTAATTGCAACAGTGTACTGCAGTTGAACGAGTGGAACAGGCTCCAGTGCTTTGGGCACTGTTTACAACTGGCAATAG AGAACGGCCTGAAAACACCATATGCTCAAACACAAGCGGATGTGAAACGTGCCGTTGAGGTATGCAAGCAGGTGGCGAGCACCATCTCCAATTCATTCAAGAGAAGACGTAACCTGGCCAAGGCCCAAGTGGACCTGGACCTGCCCGTTCACCAGCTCAAGAGTGAGAACCCCACAAGATGGGGCTCGAGACAACAGATGATCAGCAGGTTCATCGAGCAAGAGAAAGCTGTTAAACAG GTCCTCCTTGAAGATAGTAAAGTGAGGCATCTGATCCCAACCAAGGAAGAAATGAGAACTCTGGAGTCCATGAACAAAGCATTGAGCCCTCTCATGGAATTCACAGATGCCTTTCCTGGAGAGGAGTATGTTAGTGTGTCGTACGTTAAACCTGTACTACACCTTTTGAAGCAGCATATTCTCAAGTCTCAAGATGATGACTCCCTGCTCTCTAGAACCATTAAAGAGGGTATCCTGACCTACCTCACTGATGAATATGCCGACGACGCCACTGAAAAGCTTCTTGACATGGCTACGCTCCTGGATCCGCGATTTAAAACGGCCTACATTAAGCAAGAGCGAATTGACCTCATGAAGACAAGAGCTGCTGCAGAAATTGAGCTACTGGTGGCCGGAGGTGAAACGGCAGCACCAGCGTTCGCCATTCCCGCACCATCTGCAGATGAGTGTGAGCTCCCGACAGCCAAGAAAGCCAAGAAAAGTTTGTCCAGTTACTTCAAGAAAGCATCAGCACCCAATTGCCAAGGCACATCAAAGCCAAGCAGAACATCCATTGAACTGGACCTCATCATGTACCTGCAGACAGCTGACCTGGATCCTGAGGAAGATCCTCGCATATGGTGGAGGCAGCACGAGGTTAACTTTCCATTGGTGGCAAAGCTTGCCAAAAAATACCTGTGCATCCCCGCAACTAGTTTTCCATCTGAGCAGATATTTGGTGCTAGTGAGAGCATGATGTCCTGGAAGAGATCGTGTCTCAAGCCTGGAAGAGTTGACCAGCTTGTCTTTGTATCTGTTAacctgtaa